From a single Hippopotamus amphibius kiboko isolate mHipAmp2 chromosome X, mHipAmp2.hap2, whole genome shotgun sequence genomic region:
- the LOC130841442 gene encoding heterogeneous nuclear ribonucleoprotein D-like: MFVGGICDNMSKQALLEYLTQFGEVKDFIIKTHAATGLSRGFGYVLFKDSATVEKILQVKEHKVDGSPIYLKRAKAIQSKFSERKVFVGGLNPRVSEEKIREYFEAFGVIENIELPVCPRTNERRAFCFITYTDVKPVKKLLENRYHMIGSRRCEIKIAVPKEYKSQRKAGRHVPSARPVNLWEGTGSQANPDPSGANLYTFDANVNVGGAVAGGGGNPSTVFFPVPYLAGNEGFHFSDPTHVSFYNVYTGQPSFNTYGGHYFPGYNYGTQAFGTPFTNYNVQINEAAPFGSCYQGFYQPI; encoded by the coding sequence ATGTTCGTCGGGGGAATATGCGACAATATGAGTAAGCAAGCTCTTCTTGAATACTTGACCCAATTTGGCGAGgtcaaagattttattattaaaaccCATGCAGCTACTGGTCTTTCCAGGGGGTTTGGATATGTGCTCTTCAAAGATAGTGCCACCGTTGAAAAGATTCTCCAAGTCAAAGAGCACAAGGTGGATGGCAGCCCAATCTATCTTAAAAGGGCGAAAGCCATCCAATCGAAATTTTCGGAAAGAAAAGTTTTTGTCGGGGGGTTGAATCCTCGTGTGTCTGAAGAAAAAATCAGAGAGTATTTTGAGGCATTTGGCGTGATTGAGAATATTGAGCTGCCAGTGTGTCCTAGAACAAACGAAAGACGAGCTTTCTGTTTTATCACCTACACTGATGTAAAACCAGTGAAGAAGCTGTTAGAAAACAGGTACCATATGATTGGCTCCAGGCGGTGTGAAATTAAAATTGCAGTCCCGAAAGAATATAAGTCACAACGCAAGGCGGGAAGACATGTTCCATCTGCCAGGCCAGTCAACCTCTGGGAAGGAACAGGCTCCCAGGCAAACCCAGATCCTAGCGGAGCAAACCTGTATACGTTTGACGCAAACGTGAATGTTGGCGGGGCGGTTGCAGGTGGCGGCGGAAACCCTTCTACTGTGTTTTTTCCTGTGCCTTACTTAGCCGGTAATGAAGGGTTTCATTTTTCTGATCCAACTCATGTCAGTTTCTATAATGTCTACACTGGTCAGCCAAGTTTTAATACCTACGGTGGACATTATTTTCCTGGCTATAACTATGGGACTCAGGCGTTTGGAACTCCATTTACTAATTACAATGTGCAAATAAACGAAGCGGCCCCCTTCGGTAGTTGTTACCAGGGATTTTACCAGCCTATCTGA